In Paralcaligenes sp. KSB-10, the following are encoded in one genomic region:
- a CDS encoding tripartite tricarboxylate transporter substrate binding protein: MRRKLYLGMLLALFSTCAQPVYAGVYPAKPIRMIVPYSAGGGIDTAARLFANGMSKVLGQAIIVENKPGAGGMIGAETVARSDPDGYTLLFAGNSELTIGPQLYPKAAYDPIKSFTPIMLVAESPTVIVGNPSLRAATLRDALELGRHDPALLSVGTAGIGTPHHCALEALKHLSGVSMMHVPYKGAAPATIDVLSGQVNMAIVGAPPVLPYIRSGKLKAFAVLQPRRSALLPDVPTAKEATGLDGLDIFATWYGLLSPSRTPSAVTDALQQAAKTVLGQAEVREKMAKLGTEVQAIPGAQFAARIRTEAASYKELIQRYGIKPN; this comes from the coding sequence ATGAGACGCAAGCTATATTTAGGAATGTTGCTGGCATTGTTCAGCACCTGCGCGCAGCCCGTATACGCAGGTGTCTATCCGGCCAAACCGATACGGATGATTGTTCCGTATTCTGCCGGCGGCGGCATCGATACCGCGGCGCGTTTGTTTGCCAACGGAATGTCGAAAGTTCTGGGACAGGCAATCATCGTTGAGAACAAGCCCGGGGCAGGGGGGATGATAGGCGCGGAAACGGTTGCCAGGTCCGATCCCGACGGTTATACACTTTTGTTTGCCGGCAACTCGGAATTGACCATTGGCCCGCAGCTGTACCCAAAGGCCGCCTACGATCCCATCAAGAGCTTTACACCCATCATGCTGGTGGCAGAGTCGCCTACGGTTATAGTTGGCAATCCTTCACTCAGGGCAGCTACATTGCGGGATGCCCTGGAGCTCGGGCGACACGACCCGGCTCTTTTATCGGTGGGAACGGCGGGCATCGGTACGCCGCATCATTGCGCACTCGAGGCGCTCAAGCATCTTAGCGGGGTCAGCATGATGCACGTGCCCTACAAGGGGGCCGCGCCGGCAACGATCGATGTATTGAGCGGCCAGGTCAATATGGCGATTGTCGGAGCTCCGCCCGTATTGCCATATATTCGATCGGGTAAGTTGAAAGCCTTTGCCGTGTTGCAGCCCAGGCGTTCGGCGCTTTTGCCCGATGTGCCGACCGCAAAGGAAGCCACAGGGCTTGACGGTCTGGATATTTTCGCGACCTGGTACGGTTTGCTGTCGCCGTCTCGTACGCCTTCCGCTGTGACGGATGCTTTGCAGCAGGCGGCCAAGACGGTTTTAGGCCAAGCCGAGGTGCGTGAAAAAATGGCCAAACTGGGCACCGAGGTGCAGGCCATACCCGGTGCGCAGTTTGCCGCCCGGATCAGGACTGAAGCGGCTAGTTATAAAGAACTGATTCAGCGCTATGGGATCAAGCCGAATTAG